A region from the Wansuia hejianensis genome encodes:
- a CDS encoding MobA/MobL family protein has protein sequence MLIGRHSFIRQSKLSDVAGRIDYISDPKRQEYLYATYQTEGATPEFWKNLARENQLDFKASGSVGKCIEGREFIIALPESFVQYRADDVVRLFTETFHKRYGVECSAALHHNKAKTNYHIHLVFSERKMLEQPEVKIAIRNMFYDEQGKHRRTKKEILDEQGNLRAGCSIIPKGEVYESHIFTKKDEWFKNKAFTKEVKELFTDTINRYVKEESEKLSVFQQGGVYLATKKIGKNNPKAEEIKADNAARQEWNRTVDVALVEGVPEEDILKIKQEKITDKMLQSIRTYGWMPEMFRQIIRGAKDFLQEVIFKFKLLPKPVPKIDLQEWKDMQKLMYELQRQSMEIKRTQQDISSLKKQLSQLRGLFKGKERKSLEGRIELLEDLEKRLHKSLEQIVKREGYPNEQAFQKIYNKAEELIIEYNEELRAWKNQTEQKKENPLEQPKKASVLEKLHRYQQEGRQQPKRSVKKKSMDRER, from the coding sequence ATGCTTATAGGTAGACATTCATTTATCAGACAAAGCAAGCTGTCCGATGTAGCTGGAAGGATTGATTATATCTCCGATCCGAAACGACAGGAATATCTCTATGCGACCTATCAGACAGAAGGAGCAACACCGGAGTTTTGGAAAAATCTTGCAAGAGAAAATCAATTGGACTTTAAGGCGAGTGGTTCAGTAGGGAAATGTATTGAAGGGCGTGAGTTTATCATAGCACTTCCCGAAAGTTTTGTTCAGTACAGGGCAGATGATGTGGTAAGACTTTTTACGGAAACTTTTCATAAAAGATATGGTGTGGAGTGCAGTGCTGCCCTTCATCACAACAAGGCAAAGACGAATTATCATATTCATCTTGTATTCAGTGAACGGAAAATGCTGGAACAACCCGAAGTGAAAATCGCTATCCGAAATATGTTTTACGATGAGCAGGGGAAGCATAGGCGCACGAAAAAAGAAATTTTAGACGAGCAGGGCAATCTTCGGGCGGGGTGCAGTATTATCCCCAAAGGGGAAGTTTATGAAAGCCATATCTTCACGAAAAAGGATGAATGGTTTAAGAACAAAGCCTTTACCAAAGAAGTCAAGGAACTGTTTACCGATACGATCAACCGATATGTAAAAGAAGAATCAGAAAAACTATCCGTATTCCAACAGGGCGGCGTATATCTGGCGACCAAGAAAATCGGAAAGAACAATCCGAAAGCAGAGGAGATAAAGGCGGACAATGCGGCAAGGCAGGAATGGAATCGGACAGTTGATGTGGCATTAGTCGAGGGTGTTCCCGAAGAAGATATTTTGAAGATCAAGCAGGAAAAAATCACAGATAAAATGTTGCAATCTATCAGGACATACGGCTGGATGCCGGAGATGTTCCGTCAGATTATCCGAGGTGCGAAAGACTTTTTACAGGAAGTAATTTTCAAATTCAAACTACTGCCTAAACCTGTGCCAAAGATTGATTTGCAGGAATGGAAAGATATGCAGAAGCTCATGTATGAATTGCAGAGACAGTCCATGGAGATAAAACGCACACAGCAGGATATTTCTTCTTTGAAAAAGCAACTGTCACAGTTACGGGGGCTATTTAAAGGCAAAGAGCGAAAATCTCTGGAAGGGCGAATTGAACTGTTAGAAGATTTGGAAAAGCGTCTGCACAAGAGTTTGGAACAGATAGTAAAACGGGAAGGCTATCCCAATGAGCAAGCCTTTCAGAAGATTTATAACAAGGCAGAAGAACTGATTATAGAATACAATGAAGAACTGAGAGCATGGAAAAATCAGACGGAGCAGAAGAAAGAAAATCCGTTAGAACAACCGAAAAAAGCAAGCGTACTGGAAAAGCTACACCGCTATCAGCAGGAAGGAAGACAGCAGCCGAAACGGTCAGTCAAGAAGAAATCAATGGATAGAGAACGATAA
- a CDS encoding TnpV protein, translating to MKKTIFEEMGGTYIRHGDYLIPCLTLPEEEEQRFIGVWGQRHKYYLKEHKRAVYITLLTSDRLNSYLADIEEQAQERFERIVEQMKQALGITEQLKAENQMEWVARMNNIQACAREIVDKGMIYQ from the coding sequence ATGAAGAAAACAATATTTGAAGAAATGGGCGGCACTTATATCAGACACGGGGATTATCTTATCCCCTGTCTTACCTTGCCGGAGGAAGAAGAACAAAGATTTATCGGCGTATGGGGACAAAGACATAAATACTATTTGAAAGAACATAAGAGAGCGGTTTATATTACTCTGCTTACAAGTGATAGGCTGAATAGTTATCTTGCAGATATAGAAGAACAGGCGCAGGAACGCTTTGAAAGGATTGTAGAGCAGATGAAACAGGCACTGGGGATTACAGAACAGTTAAAGGCAGAAAATCAGATGGAATGGGTAGCGAGAATGAATAATATACAAGCGTGTGCGAGGGAGATTGTGGATAAAGGGATGATTTATCAATAA
- the hcp gene encoding hydroxylamine reductase, whose protein sequence is MEQKMFCYQCQETAGCKGCTMSGVCGKKPDVAAMQDLLVYVTKGISAITTALRQEGKQVSAKINHLITLNLFTTITNANFDKESIESRIRATLTEKEVLLKQVTNLTVLPEAAKWNGSENWEEKARTVGVLSTENEDIRSLRELITYGLKGLSAYSKHANVLLKDNDEVDTFLQKALAATLNDNLSVEDLIALTMETGKYGVSGMAMLDKANTDSYGNPEITKVNIGVRKNPGILVSGHDLRDLEMLLEQTQGTGVDVYTHSEMLPAHYYPAFKKYPNFVGNYGNAWWKQKEEFESFNGPILMTTNCIVPPKDSYKNRLYTTGAAGYPGCTHIPGEIGEQKNFSAIIEHAKKCVAPSEIETGEIIGGFAHAQVLALADKVVEAVKSGAIKKFVVMAGCDGRAKSRDYYTEFAKALPKDTVILTAGCAKYKYNKLPLGDINGIPRVLDAGQCNDSYSLAVIALKLKEVFGLDDINDLPIIYNIAWYEQKAVIVLLALLYLGVKNIHLGPTLPAFLSPNVAKVLIENFGIAGIGTVEEDMEKFFGINA, encoded by the coding sequence ATGGAACAAAAAATGTTTTGCTATCAGTGTCAGGAAACCGCCGGGTGCAAGGGCTGCACCATGTCCGGCGTATGTGGAAAGAAACCTGATGTAGCGGCCATGCAGGATCTGTTGGTCTATGTCACAAAAGGAATTTCGGCTATTACGACTGCATTGCGTCAGGAAGGTAAGCAGGTATCTGCCAAAATCAATCACTTGATTACTCTGAATCTGTTCACTACCATTACCAACGCAAATTTTGATAAAGAGAGCATTGAATCAAGAATCCGTGCTACACTGACCGAAAAGGAAGTTCTGCTAAAGCAAGTTACCAATCTGACTGTTCTGCCTGAAGCCGCAAAATGGAACGGATCTGAAAACTGGGAAGAAAAAGCCAGAACTGTCGGTGTTCTTTCTACCGAAAACGAGGATATTCGCTCTCTGCGCGAGTTAATCACCTACGGTTTGAAGGGACTTTCCGCTTACTCGAAGCACGCAAATGTGCTGTTGAAGGACAACGATGAAGTTGACACATTTCTTCAGAAAGCACTGGCTGCCACGCTGAATGACAACCTTAGTGTAGAAGATCTGATTGCTCTAACAATGGAAACAGGAAAATACGGAGTATCCGGTATGGCAATGCTGGATAAGGCTAACACAGACAGCTATGGAAACCCCGAAATTACAAAGGTAAATATCGGTGTCAGAAAGAACCCCGGCATTCTGGTATCCGGCCACGACCTGCGCGATTTGGAAATGCTGTTAGAACAGACACAGGGAACTGGAGTGGATGTGTATACGCATTCCGAGATGTTGCCAGCTCATTATTATCCCGCTTTCAAAAAATATCCTAACTTTGTTGGTAATTATGGGAATGCTTGGTGGAAACAAAAAGAAGAATTTGAATCCTTTAACGGTCCTATTCTAATGACAACCAACTGCATTGTTCCTCCTAAGGATAGTTACAAAAACAGGCTTTACACTACCGGCGCTGCGGGATATCCGGGATGTACACATATTCCGGGAGAAATTGGCGAACAAAAAAATTTTTCTGCGATTATTGAGCATGCAAAAAAATGTGTCGCTCCGAGTGAAATCGAAACCGGTGAAATCATCGGCGGATTTGCCCATGCACAGGTTCTGGCTTTGGCAGATAAAGTTGTAGAAGCTGTAAAAAGCGGTGCTATCAAAAAGTTTGTGGTTATGGCGGGCTGTGATGGTCGAGCAAAGAGCCGCGACTACTATACAGAATTTGCTAAGGCTCTGCCGAAGGACACTGTCATCCTTACTGCCGGTTGTGCAAAATATAAATATAACAAGTTGCCTTTAGGCGATATCAATGGCATCCCACGTGTTCTGGATGCAGGTCAATGCAATGATTCCTATTCCCTTGCTGTAATCGCCTTGAAACTCAAAGAGGTCTTTGGGCTTGACGATATTAACGATCTGCCAATTATCTATAATATCGCATGGTACGAGCAAAAAGCAGTTATCGTTCTTCTGGCTCTTTTATATCTTGGTGTGAAGAATATCCACCTTGGCCCTACACTTCCGGCATTTCTCAGCCCGAATGTTGCAAAGGTCTTGATCGAGAACTTCGGCATTGCAGGAATTGGCACTGTGGAAGAGGATATGGAGAAGTTTTTCGGTATTAACGCATAA
- a CDS encoding 4Fe-4S domain-containing protein, with protein MNEQGKAEAYQPANAENQGAVQEAIDSCPVSAIAWED; from the coding sequence ATGAACGAGCAGGGAAAGGCGGAAGCGTATCAACCAGCAAACGCTGAAAATCAAGGTGCTGTACAGGAGGCCATCGACTCGTGTCCTGTGTCTGCAATCGCCTGGGAAGATTAA
- a CDS encoding cupin domain-containing protein, whose translation MSKKMKNIAQSEVLTLREQISYQEGQVVSKTLTQNQAVSITLFSFAKDEEISTHESGGDAFVTCLDGIGKITIDGVEYLLHEGESIVMPAGHPHAVYGQEAFKMLLVVVF comes from the coding sequence ATGAGTAAAAAAATGAAAAACATTGCTCAATCAGAAGTACTGACGCTGAGAGAACAAATTTCTTATCAGGAGGGGCAGGTTGTCAGCAAAACTTTGACACAAAACCAGGCAGTAAGTATTACCCTGTTCTCATTCGCAAAGGACGAAGAGATCAGCACCCATGAATCGGGTGGAGACGCCTTCGTCACCTGCTTGGATGGTATCGGAAAAATCACGATTGATGGCGTTGAATATCTGCTGCACGAAGGAGAATCTATTGTCATGCCAGCAGGCCATCCCCATGCGGTATATGGGCAGGAAGCGTTCAAGATGCTTTTAGTAGTTGTATTTTAA
- a CDS encoding ATP-binding protein: protein MIRRIIQIDEEKCNGCGACAEACHEGAIGMVNGKATLLRDDYCDGLGDCLPTCPTGAISFVEREAAAYDEKAVQENMRKKAKSNHAAVPHTGCPGSRMQRIQHSQETTPSARVQTESQLGQWPCQIKLVPTNAPYFDGAKLLIAADCSAYAYARMHEDFMRGKITIIGCPKLDSIDYSEKLTQIIQNNNIQSVTVVRMEVPCCGGLELAAKKALQASGKFIPWQIVTISLGGKILE, encoded by the coding sequence ATGATTCGAAGAATTATCCAAATAGATGAAGAAAAATGTAACGGATGTGGTGCGTGTGCCGAAGCTTGTCACGAGGGTGCAATCGGCATGGTAAACGGCAAAGCAACACTTCTGCGAGATGATTATTGTGATGGTTTGGGAGATTGTCTGCCAACCTGCCCGACAGGTGCAATTTCCTTTGTGGAGAGAGAAGCTGCCGCCTATGATGAAAAAGCTGTGCAGGAAAATATGAGGAAAAAAGCGAAAAGCAATCATGCCGCTGTTCCCCATACAGGCTGCCCCGGCAGTCGAATGCAGCGTATTCAACATTCACAAGAAACAACTCCTTCTGCCCGGGTACAGACAGAATCACAGTTGGGACAATGGCCATGCCAAATCAAACTGGTACCGACTAATGCACCATATTTTGACGGCGCAAAATTGTTAATTGCAGCGGATTGCAGTGCATACGCCTATGCCAGAATGCACGAGGATTTCATGCGTGGGAAAATTACGATTATCGGCTGTCCAAAGCTTGACAGCATAGACTACAGCGAAAAGCTGACGCAGATCATTCAAAACAACAACATTCAAAGTGTGACGGTTGTACGCATGGAAGTTCCCTGCTGCGGCGGACTGGAATTAGCTGCCAAAAAAGCGTTGCAGGCAAGCGGAAAATTCATTCCTTGGCAGATTGTTACGATTTCGTTGGGTGGTAAAATTTTGGAATAA
- a CDS encoding Crp/Fnr family transcriptional regulator, giving the protein MKLSDMQLFRGLEEDDISSLLSCLNSVKRNYKKGEVILSEGSIIENIGIVLSGMAMISCNDIWGNTSILGSVAPGSVFAEVYACIPGQPMLVTVSAVEDTSVLFMNVGRVLTTCTNACPFHTNLARNLLTVCAHKSLQLSQRILHTSSKSIRGRLMSYFSECAKHAGSNSFLIPYNRQQLADYLNVDRSTMCNELSKMQKDGMIEYKKNRILLKD; this is encoded by the coding sequence ATGAAATTATCCGATATGCAGCTATTCCGTGGGTTAGAAGAAGATGACATTTCCTCGCTTTTAAGCTGTTTGAATAGTGTAAAACGCAATTATAAAAAAGGAGAAGTAATTCTTTCAGAAGGGAGTATTATAGAGAATATCGGCATTGTACTGTCAGGCATGGCAATGATATCTTGTAACGATATTTGGGGGAATACCAGCATTTTAGGAAGTGTTGCACCTGGTTCTGTATTTGCTGAGGTATATGCCTGTATTCCGGGACAGCCGATGCTGGTTACAGTGTCTGCCGTGGAAGATACCTCTGTGTTGTTTATGAATGTGGGACGTGTTCTGACTACCTGCACAAACGCCTGCCCTTTTCATACAAACCTTGCACGAAATCTACTGACTGTCTGTGCTCATAAAAGTCTGCAACTTTCACAAAGGATTTTGCACACCAGTTCCAAATCCATACGAGGCCGATTGATGTCTTATTTTTCAGAATGCGCAAAACATGCCGGAAGCAATTCTTTTCTGATTCCATATAACCGCCAGCAATTAGCAGATTACTTGAATGTTGACCGCAGTACTATGTGCAACGAGCTTTCTAAAATGCAGAAAGATGGCATGATTGAATACAAAAAAAATCGTATTTTGCTCAAAGACTGA
- a CDS encoding CatA-like O-acetyltransferase yields the protein MIDIKKWSRGKLFKSYIDNLRIVMSLTVDIDVTKLIEFSKSNNFKFYPSMIWIVSKIVNAHDEFKYSWDSNGNQIKWEYVFPSYTLWNNVSCSPPRQGHALRCALWVYIVKQRYLRILAILHQSQLNKGRPV from the coding sequence ATGATTGATATAAAAAAATGGAGCAGAGGAAAACTGTTTAAAAGTTACATTGATAACCTGCGGATAGTTATGAGTCTGACGGTTGATATTGATGTAACGAAGCTGATTGAATTTTCAAAAAGCAATAATTTTAAATTTTATCCTTCAATGATTTGGATTGTGTCAAAAATCGTCAATGCACATGATGAATTTAAGTATAGCTGGGACAGTAACGGAAATCAAATAAAGTGGGAGTACGTTTTCCCATCCTATACATTGTGGAACAACGTGAGCTGCTCCCCGCCCCGTCAGGGGCACGCGTTACGGTGTGCCCTGTGGGTATACATTGTGAAACAGCGGTACCTCAGAATTCTAGCCATATTACATCAATCTCAGCTTAACAAGGGGAGGCCTGTATGA
- a CDS encoding deoxycytidylate deaminase produces MIKPSATKRISKIDTYLNVAEVFAYRSTCIKRKYGAVIVKDDVVISTGYNGSPRGFDNCCDLGRCPRIELGMHQGEGYGICRAVHAEQNALLNCSREQTIGADLYLTGVNPGDNTIHRANPCPVCSRLIIQAGIRNVVMRVGEREEEFVIISAEKLVWHQ; encoded by the coding sequence ATGATAAAGCCCAGCGCCACAAAGCGGATTTCCAAAATAGATACATATTTAAATGTAGCCGAGGTTTTTGCATACAGAAGCACCTGCATCAAAAGAAAGTATGGTGCGGTAATTGTGAAGGATGATGTGGTGATATCGACCGGATACAATGGATCTCCTCGTGGGTTTGACAACTGCTGTGACCTGGGCAGATGCCCCCGGATAGAATTGGGCATGCACCAGGGGGAGGGTTATGGAATCTGCCGGGCGGTCCATGCGGAGCAAAATGCTTTGCTAAACTGTTCCAGAGAACAGACAATAGGGGCTGACTTATACCTGACAGGGGTAAATCCAGGTGATAATACTATTCACAGGGCAAATCCCTGCCCTGTATGTTCCAGATTGATCATACAGGCCGGGATACGGAATGTCGTCATGCGGGTTGGGGAAAGGGAAGAAGAATTTGTGATCATCTCTGCAGAAAAACTGGTATGGCATCAATAG
- a CDS encoding alanine/glycine:cation symporter family protein, protein MADTLLSIVQTINSYLSDYILFFMLIAVGLLYSLRTRFVQLRYFGEGMRRVFGNFTLRGKKQAKGMSSFQALATAIAAQVGTGNIVGASGAILTGGPGAIFWMWVIAFFGMATIYAEATLAQKTRKVDKDGNIKGGPVYYIITAFKGTFGKVLAGFFAIAITLALGFFGCMVQSNSIGSTCETAFGIPAWLVGILLVIICGFIFLGGIQRLASVTEKIVPVMAFLFLLGGLIVLIARIQYIPATFAMIFTYAFQPQAIIGGAFGVAIKTALTQGAKRGLFSNEAGMGSTPHAHALANVKNPHEQGCVAMVGVFIDTFVVLTLNALVVISTLYTSDGILAGGYTGAATEIVNKTNLTQTAFGTVFGAQAGAIFVAIALFFFAFSTILSWNLFGKINVAYLFGEKATKVYTVIALLFIFLGTLASNDLVWELSDMFNNLMVIPNALALFALSGIVVTIVKSTAKKSS, encoded by the coding sequence ATGGCTGATACATTATTATCAATTGTCCAGACTATCAACAGTTACCTGTCCGATTATATCCTGTTCTTTATGCTGATCGCCGTTGGATTGCTGTATTCGTTAAGGACAAGGTTCGTTCAATTGCGTTATTTCGGTGAAGGGATGCGCCGCGTTTTCGGAAATTTCACTCTGCGCGGCAAAAAACAGGCCAAAGGAATGAGTTCCTTCCAGGCTCTGGCCACGGCCATTGCCGCACAGGTTGGAACCGGCAATATAGTAGGAGCCTCGGGCGCTATTCTGACGGGCGGCCCGGGTGCTATTTTCTGGATGTGGGTGATCGCCTTTTTTGGCATGGCCACCATCTATGCAGAGGCAACGCTGGCTCAGAAAACCCGAAAAGTTGATAAAGACGGAAATATTAAGGGTGGCCCCGTCTATTATATAATTACTGCATTTAAAGGTACCTTCGGCAAGGTTCTCGCAGGATTTTTTGCCATAGCCATCACGCTGGCACTTGGCTTCTTTGGGTGCATGGTGCAATCCAATTCCATCGGCTCTACCTGCGAAACTGCCTTTGGAATACCTGCCTGGTTGGTGGGCATTCTCCTGGTTATTATCTGCGGGTTTATTTTTCTCGGGGGCATTCAGCGTCTGGCTTCAGTTACGGAAAAAATTGTTCCTGTCATGGCGTTTTTATTCCTGTTGGGCGGACTGATCGTATTGATTGCCCGGATTCAATACATACCTGCAACCTTCGCCATGATTTTTACATATGCATTTCAGCCACAGGCAATTATCGGCGGTGCATTCGGCGTCGCAATCAAAACTGCATTAACCCAGGGGGCAAAGCGAGGGCTCTTCTCCAATGAAGCCGGAATGGGTTCCACCCCTCACGCACACGCGCTCGCTAATGTAAAAAATCCCCATGAACAGGGATGTGTAGCCATGGTAGGCGTTTTTATCGACACCTTTGTGGTCCTCACTCTGAACGCATTGGTTGTCATATCCACGCTCTATACCAGCGATGGTATCTTAGCCGGCGGTTATACAGGAGCCGCCACAGAAATTGTTAACAAAACCAACCTGACTCAGACTGCCTTCGGAACTGTATTCGGCGCCCAGGCAGGTGCCATATTTGTGGCAATTGCTTTGTTTTTCTTTGCATTTTCCACAATTCTCAGTTGGAATCTGTTTGGGAAAATTAACGTCGCTTATCTGTTCGGCGAAAAAGCAACCAAAGTTTATACCGTTATTGCCCTGCTGTTTATTTTTCTTGGAACACTTGCATCCAACGATCTGGTATGGGAATTATCTGATATGTTTAACAACCTGATGGTCATTCCGAATGCGCTTGCTCTGTTCGCTCTGTCCGGAATCGTCGTCACAATTGTAAAGAGCACTGCCAAAAAGTCTTCCTGA
- a CDS encoding YbjQ family protein, whose product MDAGAYRIPDSSEAVCSSCVKLLEQEIDPKIQATDSDEELVYIKSQLIEQYGRLNGPSCQAYLERYIASQEPVIKKIRKKREEENEKKSLEERNSQITEEDINNYMSTSGFNFEGYVIKKYCRIVNGYVVLETGFLSEFAASFNDMFGEESNAFANKMQIAQEAAMKKMIRQSILSGGNAVIGVNFSYVKFSSNMIGVAANGTSVMIEQV is encoded by the coding sequence ATGGATGCAGGTGCATATAGAATTCCTGATTCTTCTGAGGCTGTCTGCTCCAGCTGTGTTAAACTATTGGAACAGGAAATTGATCCGAAAATACAGGCGACTGACTCAGATGAAGAGCTTGTTTACATAAAGAGCCAGCTAATCGAGCAGTATGGCCGGCTGAACGGACCATCCTGCCAGGCATATCTGGAACGCTATATTGCCAGTCAGGAGCCGGTCATTAAAAAGATACGTAAAAAAAGAGAAGAGGAAAATGAAAAAAAGTCATTAGAAGAACGTAATAGTCAGATAACAGAGGAAGATATAAATAATTATATGTCCACTTCTGGTTTTAATTTTGAGGGGTATGTGATTAAAAAATATTGCCGTATTGTAAATGGGTATGTAGTTTTAGAAACGGGTTTTCTGAGTGAATTTGCTGCATCATTTAATGATATGTTTGGAGAGGAATCGAATGCTTTTGCAAATAAGATGCAAATAGCGCAGGAAGCTGCAATGAAAAAGATGATCAGGCAATCTATTTTAAGCGGCGGTAATGCGGTAATCGGTGTTAATTTCAGTTATGTGAAGTTTTCCAGTAATATGATCGGTGTTGCCGCTAATGGAACCAGCGTAATGATTGAACAGGTTTAG
- a CDS encoding alcohol dehydrogenase — MLAYTYIEKGCFELLDKPKPKLQSEYDAIVKVTLSSICTSDLHIKHGSVPRAVPGITVGHEMVGVVERVGSAVKKVKPGDRVTVNVETFCGTCFFCRNGFVNNCTDPDGGWALGCRIDGGQAEYVRVPHANQGLNKIPPSVTDEQALFVGDVLATGFWAARISDIKQEDTVLIIGAGPTGICTLLCALLKKPRRIIVCEKDNSRLEFVQKHYPEVLVTKPEAVQEVIKKHSEHGGADVVLEVAGTKDTFRLAWQCARPNATVTIVALYDEAQSLPLPDMYGKNLTFKTGGVDGCECDVILKLIAEGRIDTLPLITHTYPLARIDEAYDLFENKRDQVMKVAVRSSVGL, encoded by the coding sequence ATGCTGGCATATACATACATTGAAAAAGGCTGTTTTGAGCTGTTGGATAAGCCTAAACCTAAGCTGCAAAGCGAATACGACGCCATTGTGAAAGTGACGCTTTCCAGTATTTGCACCAGTGATTTACACATCAAGCATGGGTCTGTTCCCAGGGCTGTACCAGGTATTACGGTTGGCCATGAGATGGTAGGGGTTGTTGAACGTGTGGGCAGTGCAGTGAAGAAAGTGAAACCCGGCGATCGCGTAACCGTCAATGTGGAAACATTTTGCGGAACTTGTTTTTTTTGTAGAAATGGCTTTGTGAATAACTGTACAGACCCAGACGGGGGATGGGCTTTGGGCTGCCGTATTGATGGTGGCCAGGCAGAATACGTTCGCGTACCTCATGCGAACCAGGGACTCAATAAAATTCCGCCCAGTGTAACCGACGAGCAAGCTCTGTTCGTGGGCGATGTTTTGGCAACTGGTTTTTGGGCCGCCCGCATATCTGATATAAAGCAGGAGGACACAGTCCTCATCATAGGAGCAGGACCTACAGGAATCTGCACCTTATTGTGCGCGTTGTTAAAAAAACCCAGGAGGATTATCGTTTGCGAAAAAGACAATAGCAGATTGGAATTTGTGCAGAAACACTATCCGGAGGTTCTGGTTACCAAGCCAGAGGCTGTTCAGGAAGTTATAAAAAAACACAGTGAACACGGCGGAGCAGATGTGGTTTTAGAGGTGGCGGGGACGAAAGATACATTTCGGTTGGCCTGGCAGTGTGCGAGGCCAAATGCGACGGTGACGATTGTTGCACTTTATGATGAAGCACAAAGCTTGCCCTTGCCTGACATGTACGGCAAGAACCTTACATTTAAGACCGGTGGTGTGGATGGCTGTGAATGCGATGTGATTTTAAAATTAATAGCAGAGGGGCGTATAGATACATTGCCGTTGATCACTCACACGTATCCTCTTGCGCGGATAGACGAGGCATATGACTTGTTTGAGAACAAAAGGGACCAGGTTATGAAAGTTGCTGTCCGATCATCCGTTGGACTGTAA
- a CDS encoding uracil-DNA glycosylase, translated as MRCPLSQTRNKAVMGRGNLKSQVLFIAEAPGQNEDRDGIPFTGRSGELLDRLLAEAGMSRGEIYLTNIVKCHPERNRDPKPEEQEACMPYLKYETWLLRPRIIVCLGRIAAQRIIRPDYRITREHGTFIYRKNTWLTAVYHPSALLRDETKIPETIVDLRAIQKKLEEL; from the coding sequence ATGCGCTGTCCACTTTCCCAGACAAGAAATAAAGCCGTAATGGGAAGGGGCAATTTAAAGTCCCAGGTACTTTTTATCGCAGAGGCTCCAGGGCAAAATGAAGACCGGGATGGAATACCATTTACGGGAAGATCAGGTGAGCTGCTGGACCGTTTGCTGGCAGAAGCAGGGATGTCAAGGGGAGAAATTTACCTTACAAATATAGTAAAATGCCATCCGGAACGGAACAGAGATCCAAAACCAGAAGAACAGGAAGCGTGTATGCCATATTTAAAATATGAAACGTGGCTGCTGCGGCCAAGGATCATCGTCTGTCTCGGCCGGATTGCCGCTCAGCGGATCATTCGTCCGGATTACCGGATAACGAGAGAACACGGAACTTTCATTTATCGGAAGAATACGTGGCTGACAGCCGTTTACCATCCTTCCGCCCTGTTGAGAGATGAAACAAAAATTCCTGAAACGATTGTAGATCTGAGAGCAATTCAGAAAAAATTAGAGGAATTATAA